A single region of the Chelmon rostratus isolate fCheRos1 chromosome 5, fCheRos1.pri, whole genome shotgun sequence genome encodes:
- the LOC121607255 gene encoding protein FAM240B, with protein MNVALIHDRLHIKTFWEKRITNQCRHAETEEQRVEKSALKKLRAEWLVRLENRTKHLKSLNENYVRKVKMEKSADQT; from the exons ATGAATGTGGCTCTGATCCACGACAGACTGCACATCAAGACGTTCTGGGAGAAGAGGATTACCAACCAGTGTCGGCATGCTGAGACGGAGGAGCAGAGGGTGGAGAAGAGCGCGCTCAAAAA gCTCAGGGCGGAGTGGCTGGTCCGTCTAGAGAACCGAACCAAACACCTGAAGAGCCTCAACGAGAACTACGTCAGGAAGGTGAAGATGGAGAAGTCAGCTGACCAGACATGA
- the nudt18 gene encoding 8-oxo-dGDP phosphatase NUDT18 — translation MEVTEEEQRRQVEEQVETLLSGQGSEVSGCDVGLEQSKPATLRKNVTYIVCAVIFNDKEEVLMVQEAKQDCYKQWYLPAGRVEVGESLEEALKREVKEEAGFDCEPITLLLIQEQGPQWIRFIFLAKVTGGSLKSLSAADQESLQASWWDRQSVLPLRGRDILRLIDCGLKYRQNPWHPVTLPVDLSCRHVVQRLVLVFTNAEQQVWVLLVKAPMLHLPTAAAVKTHAVTWAANMVVQDAMPSVYYDQDVNTLGVFSLQHNGRQHGKTDGVCFNSLVALVPDHVQRDEDGEKVQRTRTGRPPPVDNPRYVWHEVQKQTLREKLLEKTRNTSVVPMHSLY, via the exons ATGGAGGTGAcggaggaggagcagcggcggcaggtggaggagcaggtggagacacTGCTGAGcggtcaggggtcagaggtcagcggGTGTGACGTGGGCCTGGAGCAGAGTAAACCAGCAACTCTGAGGAAGAACGTCACCTACATCGTCTGCGCCGTGATCTTCAACGACAAG GAGGAGGTGCTGATGGTGCAGGAGGCAAAGCAGGACTGTTATAAGCAGTGGTACCTGCCTGcagggagggtggaggtgggggagagCCTAGAGGAGGCGCTGAAGAgagag GTGAAGGAGGAGGCGGGGTTTGACTGTGAGCCAATCACCTTGCTGCTGATCCAGGAGCAGGGACCACAGTGGATCCGCTTCATCTTCCTGGCCAAAGTCacgg GTGGGAGTTTAAAGAGTCTCTCAGCAGCAGATCAGGAGTCTCTTCAAGCGTCCTGGTGGGACAGACAGTCTGTCCTCCCTCTGAGAGGACGAGATATCCTCCGTCTCATCGACTGTGGCCTCAA GTACCGTCAGAATCCCTGGCACCCTGTCACGTTACCTGTAGACCTGAGCTGCCGTCACGTGGTGCAGAGACTCGTCCTGGTCTTCACCAACGCTGAGCAGCAGGTCTGGGTCCTGCTCGTCAAAG CCCCGATGCTCCACCTCCCCACAGCGGCGGCGGTGAAGACTCACGCGGTGACGTGGGCGGCCAACATGGTGGTGCAGGACGCCATGCCGTCAGTGTACTACGACCAAGACGTCAACACGCTGGGCGTGTTCAGCCTGCAGCACAACGGCCGACAGCACGGGAAGACGGACGGCGTGTGCTTCAACTCGCTGGTGGCGCTGGTGCCCGACCACGTCCAACGCGACGAGGACGGGGAGAAGGTGCAGCGGACGAGGACGGGGCGGCCCCCGCCTGTAGATAACCCTCGATACGTCTGGCACGAAGTCCAGAAACAGACGCTGAGAGAGAAACTGCTAGAGAAGACCCGGAACACCTCCGTCGTACCGATGCACAGCCTGTactga
- the sdhaf1 gene encoding succinate dehydrogenase assembly factor 1, mitochondrial, producing MARHSKLQKQVLALYRQFLRAGHDKPGFIPRIRDEFRENARIKKTDVMHIEYLYRRGQRQLEQLKDVNTKQLGSFSKPAEKS from the coding sequence ATGGCGCGCCACAGTAAGCTGCAGAAACAGGTCCTGGCTCTGTACCGGCAGTTCCTGCGGGCCGGCCACGACAAACCGGGCTTCATCCCCCGAATCCGTGACGAGTTCAGAGAGAACGCTCGCATCAAGAAGACGGACGTGATGCACATCGAGTACCTGTACCGACGAGGACAGagacagctggagcagctgaaggaCGTCAACACCAAACAGCTGGGCTCCTTCTCCAAACCCGCAGAGAAGAGCTGA
- the ercc6l gene encoding DNA excision repair protein ERCC-6-like isoform X1, which yields MDVSDGGVADVSEKLEKSLSMDTDDKMEAYHRFIQNGKDVARQGDMNNALKFFKLAYNIHQSQKLESRIKKIEELISQEDSEEDDEEFVNVNSSGLMLFKDLHDKLYDYQRNGVAFLYSLYRDGLKGGILADDMGLGKTIQVISFLSGMYDNELVKHTLLVMPTSLITNWTKEFAKWTPGMRVKEFHGASKGERTRNLEKVQRRGGVIITTYTMLMNNWQQLSSYHGSEFTWDYMILDEAHKIKTTTTKTAKSASAIRSKNRVLLTGTPVQNNLTEMWALFDFACQGTLLGTAKTFKAEYENPITRAREKDATPGEMALGSRMSENLMAIIQPHFLRRTKSEVQKNKANKEGYSDNKDSQVPNSPKDSGAVMPTLTRKNDLIVWTYLSSVQEDIYRQFISLDHIKELLMTSRSPLAELSILKKLCDHPRLLSAAAIAKLGLEKSNTESEQTDDMETDTAHSIANVPDDTLISESGKLVFLFALLERLRQEGHRTLVFAHYRKVLDIIERILGNRGFKVMRLDGTITQIAERERRITLFQTDERYSVFLLTTQVGGVGITLTAANRVVIYDPSWNPATDAQAVDRAYRIGQTENVVIYRLITCGTVEEKIYRRQIFKDSLVRQSTGDKKNPFRYFSKQELKELFILQDTRSSSTQMQLQALHCKHRRTDPDLDEHIAHLHAMEIFGISDHDLMFSLNVNHDTAPEDQEAHHYIEERVQKAQELMKAESELQMQLAESMASSTEPAWLRQPVENNNTERSREKKRGNSRQSPSYLQHDSNFNGSPIVVELDQSGSSKEDGQQNLTDRVIDLTADESMTEEQHVAEVSHGKLAEQDLDSPKHQPVKQESSFMEAAEASPQEVTEESLVATEAASGDLADVSVQEVMDESTVSETAAAPTSDASLVYDTAVEDEQLPNETSHSKYDSKMDLGYLQGTPLQNKILSVSRASNSSFKADTSSKVSTGLESFQGNFNLQLEDSDMFSDLDVLDHQETEAQERKLLSQLQMEGSFDVNKSLSERQHKEALRQSLNNIQSSETDESMNDSIVTTKKKRAAVISESEEEDDDDYDRQELSRRQLDNSFQLLGASTPKSTPSSSNPLRSRKSIGGNTSVASHRALLQSFIEDMKNHNQDTEDEDEGDDDDDDNDDGDHDDHNDDDDFSERNSDQAEEDNIIGSTHDEFQLEETIGETLNTEGEEEVEEEEEEEEEEEEEEEEEEEEFSESADAIDESGEEISDNVEESTNKPGLASSERCGIDAGANTNGTKDIVMSEDESYDFLVSRGRAHYNEGKLDDALSLFLRAIDIKPGDPEIQLMTIQLYRQLSQRS from the exons ATGGATGTTTCCGATGGCGGAGTTGCGGACGTATCCGAGAAACTGGAGAA GTCTTTGTCCATGGATACAGATGACAAGATGGAAGCGTACCACAG ATTCATTcaaaatggaaaagatgttGCCAGACAAGGGGACATGAACAATGCACTGAAGTTTTTCAAGTTGGCGTACAACATCCACCAGAGTCAAAAACTTGAAAGCAGGATTAAGAAAATTGAAGAACTTATTTCTCAGGAAGACTCTGAGGAGGACGATGAAGAGTTTGTCAATGTAAACAGCAGTGGTTTAatgctttttaaagatttacatgaCAAACTTTATGACTACCAGAGAAATGGAGTGGCCTTCTTATACAGCCTCTACCGAGACGGTCTTAAAGGTGGGATCTTGGCAGATGACATGGGCCTTGGTAAAACCATCCAGGTGATATCATTCCTCTCTGGAATGTACGATAACGAGCTggttaaacacacactgctggtcATGCCAACTTCACTCATCACAAACTGGACCAAGGAGTTTGCCAAATGGACTCCTGGCATGAGAGTCAAGGAGTTTCATGGTGCCAGCAAAGGGGAGAGGACCAGGAATTTGGAGAAAGTTCAGAGGAGAGGTGGTGTCATTATCACCACATACACTATGCTTATGAATAACTGGCAGCAACTGTCATCATACCATGGAAGTGAGTTCACATGGGACTATATGATCCTGGATGAGGCAcacaagataaaaacaacaaccaccaaaacagcaaaaagtgCCAGTGCCATACGTTCAAAAAACCGAGTTCTTCTCACAGGTACGCCGGTCCAGAACAACCTGACAGAAATGTGGGCTCTATTTGACTTTGCTTGCCAAGGTACTCTGCTCGGGACAGCTAAAACATTCAAAGCAGAGTATGAGAACCCCATCACTCGTGCCAGAGAGAAGGATGCAACTCCAGGGGAAATGGCTCTTGGGTCACGCATGTCTGAAAACCTCATGGCCATAATACAACCCCACTTCCTCCGTAGGACAAAATCAGAAGTGCAGAAGAACAAAGCAAACAAGGAGGGATATTCAGACAACAAGGACAGTCAAGTCCCAAACTCTCCAAAAGACTCTGGAGCTGTCATGCCCACGCTGACAAGAAAGAACGACCTGATTGTCTGGACTTACCTGAGCTCTGTTCAGGAAGACATATACAGGCAGTTCATTTCACTGGACCACATCAAGGAGCTGCTCATGACCAGCAGGTCACCTCTAGCTGAATTAAGTATTCTGAAAAAGCTGTGTGACCACCCaaggctgctctctgctgcagccataGCCAAGTTAGGCTTGGAGAAAAGCAACACTGAAAGTGAGCAGACTGACGAcatggagacagacacagctcACAGCATTGCTAATGTTCCTGACGACACCTTAATATCTGAGTCTGGGAAacttgtctttctctttgcaCTTCTTGAAAGGCTCAGACAAGAGGGCCACCGCACACTCGTCTTTGCTCATTACAGGAAAGTGCTTGACATCATTGAACGCATCCTGGGCAACAGAGGCTTCAAAGTTATGAGACTAGATGGCACGATAACACAgattgcagagagagagagacgcatCACTCTGTTCCAGACAGACGAACGTTATTCTGTCTTCCTCCTGACCACCCAGGTTGGAGGAGTTGGCATCACTTTGACAGCGGCAAACCGAGTTGTGATCTACGATCCCAGCTGGAACCCAGCAACAGATGCCCAGGCTGTTGACAGGGCATACCGCATCGGCCAGACTGAAAATGTTGTCATCTACCGGCTGATCACCTGTGGCACAGTGGAGGAGAAGATATACAGGCGTCAGATTTTCAAGGACTCCCTCGTCAGACAGAGTACTGGAGATAAAAAGAACCCTTTCCGCTACTTCAGCAAGCAGGAACTGAAGGAGCTCTTTATTCTGCAGGATACGCGGTCCTCGTCCACACAGATGCAGCTTCAGGCCCTGCACTGCAAACACCGACGGACAGACCCTGACTTGGACGAGCACATTGCCCACCTCCATGCCATGGAAATATTTGGGATCTCTGACCACGACCTCATGTTTTCCCTCAATGTCAACCATGACACGGCCCCAGAGGACCAAGAGGCGCACCACTACATTGAAGAGAGGGTCCAGAAGGCCCAGGAGCTGATGAAGGCTGAGTCAGAGTTACAGATGCAACTGGCAGAGAGCATGGCATCAAGCACAGAACCAGCTTGGCTCAGACAGCCAGTAGAGAACAACAACACGGAGCGCTCTcgtgaaaaaaaaaggggaaattcAAGGCAGAGTCCGTCCTATCTACAACATGACAGTAACTTTAATGGATCACCGATAGTGGTGGAGTTGGACCAGTCTGGTTCTAGCAAGGAAGATGGCCAACAGAATCTGACAGACAGAGTTATTGATTTAACTGCAGATGAGAGTATGACAGAAGAACAACATGTTGCAGAAGTAAGCCATGGCAAGCTTGCTGAGCAGGACCTGGATTCCCCGAAACACCAGCCTGTCAAGCAGGAGAGCAGTTTCATGGAAGCAGCAGAAGCCTCTCCTCAGGAGGTGACTGAGGAGTCTTTGGTGGCCACTGAGGCTGCATCAGGTGATTTGGCAGATGTTTCAGTTCAAGAGGTAATGGATGAGTCTACAGTATCTGAGACTGCAGCTGCTCCAACAAGTGATGCCAGCCTGGTGTACGATACAGCAGTTGAAGATGAACAACTGCCTAATGAAACTTCACACTCAAAATATGACTCCAAAATGGATTTGGGGTATCTACAAGGCACACCCCTGCAGAACAAAATACTTTCTGTCTCGCGAGCGTCCAATTCCAGCTTCAAAGCAGACACATCGTCCAAAGTCAGCACAGGCCTCGAATCCTTCCAGGGTAACTTCAATTTACAGCTCGAGGACAGTGACATGTTCTCAGACCTTGATGTTTTGGATCATCAGGAGACCGAAGCACAGGAAAGGAAGTTGCTTTCACAACTGCAGATGGAGGGAAGTTTTGACGTGAATAAATCCCTTTCTGAGAGACAACATAAAGAAGCACTTAGGCAAAGTCTTAACAACATCCAGTCTTCTGAAACGGATGAGTCAATGAACGATTCCATTGTTACTACCaagaagaaaagagcagcagtgatttcagaaagtgaagaagaagatgatgatgattatgatagACAGGAGTTGAGCAGGAGACAACTTGACAACTCCTTCCAGCTTCTTGGAGCCTCCACACCTAAATCAACTCCCTCTAGCTCCAACCCGCTCCGGTCAAGAAAGAGCATTGGAGGAAACACCTCTGTGGCCTCACACCGGGCCCTCCTCCAGTCCTTCATTGAAGACATGAAGAACCACAACCAAGACAcggaggatgaggatgaaggcgatgatgatgatgatgataatgatgatggcGACCACGACGACCACAACGACGACGATGACTTTTCAGAAAGAAATTCTGATCAGGCTGAAGAGGACAACATCATTGGTTCAACCCATGATGAGtttcagctggaggagaccatTGGAGAGACATTAAACACagagggcgaggaggaggtagaggaggaggaggaagaagaagaagaagaggaggaggaagaagaagaagaagaagaggagttcTCAGAGTCAGCAGATGCCATTGATGAGTCGGGAGAGGAAATTAGCGACAACGTGGAAGAATCAACAAACAAGCCTGGATTAGCCTCCTCTGAGAGGTGCGGCATCGATGCAGGAGCCAACACAAACGGCACAAAAGACATCGTCATGTCCGAGGATGAGAGCTACGACTTCCTGGTCAGTCGAGGGAGAGCGCACTACAACGAAGGGAAGCTGGATGACGCCCTGAGCCTCTTCCTGAGAGCTATTGACATTAAACCCGGAGATCCTGAAATTCAGCTCATGACCATCCAGCTGTACCGGCAGCTAAGTCAGAGAAGTTAA
- the ercc6l gene encoding DNA excision repair protein ERCC-6-like isoform X2 → MNNALKFFKLAYNIHQSQKLESRIKKIEELISQEDSEEDDEEFVNVNSSGLMLFKDLHDKLYDYQRNGVAFLYSLYRDGLKGGILADDMGLGKTIQVISFLSGMYDNELVKHTLLVMPTSLITNWTKEFAKWTPGMRVKEFHGASKGERTRNLEKVQRRGGVIITTYTMLMNNWQQLSSYHGSEFTWDYMILDEAHKIKTTTTKTAKSASAIRSKNRVLLTGTPVQNNLTEMWALFDFACQGTLLGTAKTFKAEYENPITRAREKDATPGEMALGSRMSENLMAIIQPHFLRRTKSEVQKNKANKEGYSDNKDSQVPNSPKDSGAVMPTLTRKNDLIVWTYLSSVQEDIYRQFISLDHIKELLMTSRSPLAELSILKKLCDHPRLLSAAAIAKLGLEKSNTESEQTDDMETDTAHSIANVPDDTLISESGKLVFLFALLERLRQEGHRTLVFAHYRKVLDIIERILGNRGFKVMRLDGTITQIAERERRITLFQTDERYSVFLLTTQVGGVGITLTAANRVVIYDPSWNPATDAQAVDRAYRIGQTENVVIYRLITCGTVEEKIYRRQIFKDSLVRQSTGDKKNPFRYFSKQELKELFILQDTRSSSTQMQLQALHCKHRRTDPDLDEHIAHLHAMEIFGISDHDLMFSLNVNHDTAPEDQEAHHYIEERVQKAQELMKAESELQMQLAESMASSTEPAWLRQPVENNNTERSREKKRGNSRQSPSYLQHDSNFNGSPIVVELDQSGSSKEDGQQNLTDRVIDLTADESMTEEQHVAEVSHGKLAEQDLDSPKHQPVKQESSFMEAAEASPQEVTEESLVATEAASGDLADVSVQEVMDESTVSETAAAPTSDASLVYDTAVEDEQLPNETSHSKYDSKMDLGYLQGTPLQNKILSVSRASNSSFKADTSSKVSTGLESFQGNFNLQLEDSDMFSDLDVLDHQETEAQERKLLSQLQMEGSFDVNKSLSERQHKEALRQSLNNIQSSETDESMNDSIVTTKKKRAAVISESEEEDDDDYDRQELSRRQLDNSFQLLGASTPKSTPSSSNPLRSRKSIGGNTSVASHRALLQSFIEDMKNHNQDTEDEDEGDDDDDDNDDGDHDDHNDDDDFSERNSDQAEEDNIIGSTHDEFQLEETIGETLNTEGEEEVEEEEEEEEEEEEEEEEEEEEFSESADAIDESGEEISDNVEESTNKPGLASSERCGIDAGANTNGTKDIVMSEDESYDFLVSRGRAHYNEGKLDDALSLFLRAIDIKPGDPEIQLMTIQLYRQLSQRS, encoded by the coding sequence ATGAACAATGCACTGAAGTTTTTCAAGTTGGCGTACAACATCCACCAGAGTCAAAAACTTGAAAGCAGGATTAAGAAAATTGAAGAACTTATTTCTCAGGAAGACTCTGAGGAGGACGATGAAGAGTTTGTCAATGTAAACAGCAGTGGTTTAatgctttttaaagatttacatgaCAAACTTTATGACTACCAGAGAAATGGAGTGGCCTTCTTATACAGCCTCTACCGAGACGGTCTTAAAGGTGGGATCTTGGCAGATGACATGGGCCTTGGTAAAACCATCCAGGTGATATCATTCCTCTCTGGAATGTACGATAACGAGCTggttaaacacacactgctggtcATGCCAACTTCACTCATCACAAACTGGACCAAGGAGTTTGCCAAATGGACTCCTGGCATGAGAGTCAAGGAGTTTCATGGTGCCAGCAAAGGGGAGAGGACCAGGAATTTGGAGAAAGTTCAGAGGAGAGGTGGTGTCATTATCACCACATACACTATGCTTATGAATAACTGGCAGCAACTGTCATCATACCATGGAAGTGAGTTCACATGGGACTATATGATCCTGGATGAGGCAcacaagataaaaacaacaaccaccaaaacagcaaaaagtgCCAGTGCCATACGTTCAAAAAACCGAGTTCTTCTCACAGGTACGCCGGTCCAGAACAACCTGACAGAAATGTGGGCTCTATTTGACTTTGCTTGCCAAGGTACTCTGCTCGGGACAGCTAAAACATTCAAAGCAGAGTATGAGAACCCCATCACTCGTGCCAGAGAGAAGGATGCAACTCCAGGGGAAATGGCTCTTGGGTCACGCATGTCTGAAAACCTCATGGCCATAATACAACCCCACTTCCTCCGTAGGACAAAATCAGAAGTGCAGAAGAACAAAGCAAACAAGGAGGGATATTCAGACAACAAGGACAGTCAAGTCCCAAACTCTCCAAAAGACTCTGGAGCTGTCATGCCCACGCTGACAAGAAAGAACGACCTGATTGTCTGGACTTACCTGAGCTCTGTTCAGGAAGACATATACAGGCAGTTCATTTCACTGGACCACATCAAGGAGCTGCTCATGACCAGCAGGTCACCTCTAGCTGAATTAAGTATTCTGAAAAAGCTGTGTGACCACCCaaggctgctctctgctgcagccataGCCAAGTTAGGCTTGGAGAAAAGCAACACTGAAAGTGAGCAGACTGACGAcatggagacagacacagctcACAGCATTGCTAATGTTCCTGACGACACCTTAATATCTGAGTCTGGGAAacttgtctttctctttgcaCTTCTTGAAAGGCTCAGACAAGAGGGCCACCGCACACTCGTCTTTGCTCATTACAGGAAAGTGCTTGACATCATTGAACGCATCCTGGGCAACAGAGGCTTCAAAGTTATGAGACTAGATGGCACGATAACACAgattgcagagagagagagacgcatCACTCTGTTCCAGACAGACGAACGTTATTCTGTCTTCCTCCTGACCACCCAGGTTGGAGGAGTTGGCATCACTTTGACAGCGGCAAACCGAGTTGTGATCTACGATCCCAGCTGGAACCCAGCAACAGATGCCCAGGCTGTTGACAGGGCATACCGCATCGGCCAGACTGAAAATGTTGTCATCTACCGGCTGATCACCTGTGGCACAGTGGAGGAGAAGATATACAGGCGTCAGATTTTCAAGGACTCCCTCGTCAGACAGAGTACTGGAGATAAAAAGAACCCTTTCCGCTACTTCAGCAAGCAGGAACTGAAGGAGCTCTTTATTCTGCAGGATACGCGGTCCTCGTCCACACAGATGCAGCTTCAGGCCCTGCACTGCAAACACCGACGGACAGACCCTGACTTGGACGAGCACATTGCCCACCTCCATGCCATGGAAATATTTGGGATCTCTGACCACGACCTCATGTTTTCCCTCAATGTCAACCATGACACGGCCCCAGAGGACCAAGAGGCGCACCACTACATTGAAGAGAGGGTCCAGAAGGCCCAGGAGCTGATGAAGGCTGAGTCAGAGTTACAGATGCAACTGGCAGAGAGCATGGCATCAAGCACAGAACCAGCTTGGCTCAGACAGCCAGTAGAGAACAACAACACGGAGCGCTCTcgtgaaaaaaaaaggggaaattcAAGGCAGAGTCCGTCCTATCTACAACATGACAGTAACTTTAATGGATCACCGATAGTGGTGGAGTTGGACCAGTCTGGTTCTAGCAAGGAAGATGGCCAACAGAATCTGACAGACAGAGTTATTGATTTAACTGCAGATGAGAGTATGACAGAAGAACAACATGTTGCAGAAGTAAGCCATGGCAAGCTTGCTGAGCAGGACCTGGATTCCCCGAAACACCAGCCTGTCAAGCAGGAGAGCAGTTTCATGGAAGCAGCAGAAGCCTCTCCTCAGGAGGTGACTGAGGAGTCTTTGGTGGCCACTGAGGCTGCATCAGGTGATTTGGCAGATGTTTCAGTTCAAGAGGTAATGGATGAGTCTACAGTATCTGAGACTGCAGCTGCTCCAACAAGTGATGCCAGCCTGGTGTACGATACAGCAGTTGAAGATGAACAACTGCCTAATGAAACTTCACACTCAAAATATGACTCCAAAATGGATTTGGGGTATCTACAAGGCACACCCCTGCAGAACAAAATACTTTCTGTCTCGCGAGCGTCCAATTCCAGCTTCAAAGCAGACACATCGTCCAAAGTCAGCACAGGCCTCGAATCCTTCCAGGGTAACTTCAATTTACAGCTCGAGGACAGTGACATGTTCTCAGACCTTGATGTTTTGGATCATCAGGAGACCGAAGCACAGGAAAGGAAGTTGCTTTCACAACTGCAGATGGAGGGAAGTTTTGACGTGAATAAATCCCTTTCTGAGAGACAACATAAAGAAGCACTTAGGCAAAGTCTTAACAACATCCAGTCTTCTGAAACGGATGAGTCAATGAACGATTCCATTGTTACTACCaagaagaaaagagcagcagtgatttcagaaagtgaagaagaagatgatgatgattatgatagACAGGAGTTGAGCAGGAGACAACTTGACAACTCCTTCCAGCTTCTTGGAGCCTCCACACCTAAATCAACTCCCTCTAGCTCCAACCCGCTCCGGTCAAGAAAGAGCATTGGAGGAAACACCTCTGTGGCCTCACACCGGGCCCTCCTCCAGTCCTTCATTGAAGACATGAAGAACCACAACCAAGACAcggaggatgaggatgaaggcgatgatgatgatgatgataatgatgatggcGACCACGACGACCACAACGACGACGATGACTTTTCAGAAAGAAATTCTGATCAGGCTGAAGAGGACAACATCATTGGTTCAACCCATGATGAGtttcagctggaggagaccatTGGAGAGACATTAAACACagagggcgaggaggaggtagaggaggaggaggaagaagaagaagaagaggaggaggaagaagaagaagaagaagaggagttcTCAGAGTCAGCAGATGCCATTGATGAGTCGGGAGAGGAAATTAGCGACAACGTGGAAGAATCAACAAACAAGCCTGGATTAGCCTCCTCTGAGAGGTGCGGCATCGATGCAGGAGCCAACACAAACGGCACAAAAGACATCGTCATGTCCGAGGATGAGAGCTACGACTTCCTGGTCAGTCGAGGGAGAGCGCACTACAACGAAGGGAAGCTGGATGACGCCCTGAGCCTCTTCCTGAGAGCTATTGACATTAAACCCGGAGATCCTGAAATTCAGCTCATGACCATCCAGCTGTACCGGCAGCTAAGTCAGAGAAGTTAA